A single genomic interval of Paracoccus contaminans harbors:
- the denD gene encoding D-erythronate dehydrogenase, giving the protein MKVLILGGAGMVGRNLAIRLASDGTLGGQPIEALTLFDVVAADVQGSAHMRVSAVTGDISDRATVDRLVADRPDAIFHLAAIVSGEAEADFDKGYRINLDGTRNLFEAIRAQDGYHPRVVYTSSIAVFGAPFPEAIGDEFITAPMTSYGTQKMIGELLLNDYSRRGIFDGIGIRLPTIAVRPGKPNKAASGFFSGIIREPLAGQDAVLPVDDDVRHWVASPASATGFLLHAATMDTAPLGARRCLTMPGLSVTVGEMIAALGEVAGPEAVARIRRQPDPVIRGIVAGWPRNFDAARAAGFGFAADASFQDIIRAHIRDSEAAQ; this is encoded by the coding sequence ATGAAGGTTCTGATTCTGGGCGGCGCGGGCATGGTGGGCCGCAACCTGGCGATAAGGCTGGCCAGCGATGGAACGCTGGGCGGCCAGCCTATCGAGGCGCTGACACTATTCGACGTGGTGGCCGCCGATGTGCAGGGCAGCGCCCATATGCGGGTCAGCGCCGTGACGGGCGATATCAGCGACCGGGCCACGGTCGATCGGCTGGTTGCGGACCGGCCGGACGCGATTTTCCACCTTGCCGCCATCGTCTCGGGCGAGGCCGAGGCCGATTTCGACAAGGGCTATCGTATCAACCTGGACGGCACGCGCAATCTGTTCGAGGCGATCCGCGCGCAGGACGGCTATCATCCGCGTGTCGTGTATACGTCTTCGATCGCGGTGTTCGGCGCCCCCTTCCCCGAGGCGATCGGGGACGAATTCATCACCGCGCCGATGACCAGCTATGGCACGCAGAAGATGATCGGCGAGCTGCTGCTGAACGATTATTCGCGCCGGGGCATCTTTGACGGCATCGGCATCCGCCTGCCGACCATCGCCGTGCGGCCGGGCAAGCCGAACAAGGCGGCATCGGGCTTTTTTTCGGGGATCATCCGCGAACCCTTGGCGGGGCAGGATGCCGTGCTGCCGGTCGATGACGACGTGCGCCACTGGGTCGCCAGCCCCGCCTCGGCCACCGGATTCCTGCTGCATGCCGCCACGATGGATACCGCCCCCCTGGGCGCACGGCGCTGCCTGACCATGCCGGGCCTGTCCGTCACGGTAGGCGAGATGATCGCCGCCCTCGGCGAAGTCGCCGGCCCCGAGGCGGTCGCGCGCATCCGGCGCCAGCCCGACCCGGTGATCAGGGGCATCGTGGCCGGCTGGCCGCGCAACTTCGATGCCGCGCGGGCGGCGGGCTTCGGCTTTGCCGCGGATGCCAGCTTTCAGGACATCATCCGCGCCCATATCCGCGACAGCGAAGCGGCGCAATGA
- a CDS encoding GntR family transcriptional regulator, which produces MTPQSVMRAARPRPAPSGSSAPNARERAYADLRYRILTGRLAPGTTLLETEIAGMLGLSRTPVREAVIRLAEEGLVLVRPRHGVTVIDLTLADFRDILDVFSALEVRAVALTAAQPLRPADRDALAQLTQRMERATAEGDIARWSDLDDDFHAMLVGLCGNARLQRTIGEYWGQQYRARQLILPHRPLPLASNREHALVLAAVLAGDAQAAHAAHLAHRARADRDQLALLHRATAPGEMPAPFPAFNEEEPR; this is translated from the coding sequence ATGACGCCCCAATCCGTCATGCGGGCGGCCCGGCCGCGTCCGGCGCCTTCGGGCAGCAGCGCGCCGAACGCACGCGAGCGGGCCTATGCCGATCTGCGCTATCGCATCCTGACCGGGCGTCTTGCCCCCGGCACGACCCTGCTGGAAACCGAGATCGCTGGCATGCTGGGGCTGTCGCGCACCCCGGTGCGCGAGGCGGTGATACGGCTGGCCGAAGAAGGGCTGGTCCTTGTCAGGCCGCGCCACGGGGTTACCGTCATCGACCTGACGCTGGCCGATTTCCGTGACATCCTCGACGTCTTTTCGGCGCTTGAGGTGAGGGCCGTGGCGCTGACCGCCGCGCAGCCCCTGCGCCCCGCGGATCGCGACGCCCTCGCCCAGCTGACGCAGAGGATGGAGCGCGCCACCGCCGAAGGCGATATCGCCCGCTGGTCGGATCTTGACGATGATTTCCACGCGATGCTGGTCGGCCTGTGCGGCAATGCCCGCCTGCAGCGGACCATCGGCGAATACTGGGGACAGCAATACCGGGCGCGCCAGCTGATCCTGCCGCATCGGCCGCTGCCTTTGGCGTCCAACCGGGAACATGCGCTTGTCCTTGCGGCCGTTCTGGCAGGCGATGCGCAGGCCGCCCATGCCGCGCATCTGGCCCATCGCGCCCGCGCCGACCGTGACCAGCTGGCCCTGCTGCACCGTGCGACCGCGCCGGGCGAGATGCCCGCCCCCTTCCCTGCATTCAACGAGGAAGAGCCGAGATGA
- a CDS encoding SDR family oxidoreductase codes for MNRIDLDGRRAVVTGGAQGLGRAIAERLIASGAAVEIWDMQDAPTRAAAAAMGACARVLDLTDDAAVAGAAEAAGAVDILVNNAGIAGGNAPTWQLDPAIWRQVVEVNLTAPFVVCRALVPGMIARGYGRIVNIASVAGKEGNPNAAHYSASKAGVIALTKSLGKELAETGVLVNCVTPAAARTPIFDQMSGQHIDYMLSKIPMKRFLEPDEAAAMVAWLASRDCAFSTGAVFDLSGGRATY; via the coding sequence ATGAACCGCATCGACCTGGACGGCCGCCGCGCCGTCGTGACCGGCGGCGCGCAGGGCCTTGGCCGCGCCATCGCCGAACGCCTGATCGCCAGCGGGGCCGCGGTCGAGATATGGGACATGCAGGACGCCCCCACCCGCGCCGCCGCCGCGGCGATGGGGGCGTGCGCGCGCGTGCTGGACCTGACCGACGACGCCGCCGTAGCCGGGGCGGCTGAGGCGGCGGGCGCGGTGGACATCCTGGTGAACAACGCCGGCATCGCCGGCGGCAATGCCCCCACCTGGCAGCTGGACCCGGCCATCTGGCGGCAGGTGGTCGAGGTGAACCTGACCGCCCCCTTCGTCGTCTGCCGGGCGCTGGTTCCGGGGATGATCGCGCGGGGCTATGGGCGCATCGTCAACATCGCCTCGGTGGCGGGCAAGGAAGGCAATCCGAATGCGGCGCATTATTCCGCCTCGAAGGCCGGGGTCATCGCGCTGACCAAGTCGCTGGGCAAGGAGCTGGCCGAAACGGGCGTTCTGGTCAACTGCGTCACCCCCGCCGCCGCCCGCACCCCGATCTTTGACCAGATGAGCGGGCAGCATATCGACTATATGCTGTCCAAGATCCCGATGAAGCGGTTCCTGGAACCTGACGAGGCCGCCGCGATGGTTGCCTGGCTTGCATCACGGGACTGCGCCTTTTCGACCGGGGCGGTGTTCGACCTCTCGGGCGGACGGGCGACCTATTGA
- a CDS encoding ABC transporter permease — protein sequence MNRPVLSILAAALLVFLLWPHAFAGLFQPLTRNGAPPIYTQTSLLALTLSHLALVAAAVGAASVTAVGLGILVTRPAGRAFLPLARTLANIGQTFPPVAVLALAVPLMGFGRWPTLTALFLYGLLPIFENTLTALGSLPPPVAEAARGTGMTPRQRLIRVELPLALPLILTGIRLSAVISLGTATIGSTVAARTLGEVVIAGLLSSNTAFVVQGGMVVGVLAVLLNAVFQSLERRAARAAGQERLAPIGLS from the coding sequence ATGAACCGGCCGGTCCTGAGCATCCTGGCGGCGGCGCTGCTGGTCTTTCTGCTCTGGCCGCATGCCTTTGCCGGGCTCTTCCAGCCGCTGACGCGCAACGGCGCGCCCCCCATTTATACCCAGACGAGCCTTCTTGCCCTGACGCTGTCGCATCTGGCGCTGGTCGCCGCGGCGGTGGGCGCGGCATCTGTCACCGCTGTCGGGCTGGGCATCCTTGTCACCCGTCCCGCGGGGCGGGCCTTTCTGCCGCTGGCGCGCACGCTGGCCAATATCGGGCAGACCTTTCCGCCTGTCGCGGTGCTGGCGCTGGCGGTGCCGCTGATGGGGTTCGGGCGCTGGCCGACCCTGACGGCCCTGTTCCTTTACGGGCTGCTGCCGATTTTCGAAAACACGCTGACGGCCCTTGGCAGCCTGCCCCCGCCGGTGGCCGAGGCGGCCCGTGGGACGGGGATGACGCCGCGGCAGCGACTGATCCGGGTCGAGCTGCCGCTCGCCCTGCCGCTGATCCTGACGGGCATCCGCCTGTCGGCAGTGATCTCGCTGGGAACCGCGACGATCGGATCGACGGTGGCCGCCCGGACGCTGGGCGAGGTCGTGATCGCGGGGCTGCTGTCCTCGAACACGGCCTTCGTGGTCCAGGGCGGGATGGTCGTGGGGGTGCTGGCGGTGCTGCTTAACGCGGTGTTCCAGTCGCTGGAACGCCGCGCGGCCCGTGCCGCGGGGCAAGAGCGGCTGGCCCCTATCGGCCTTTCCTGA